ATTATATGAGCTAACCTGCAAGGAGCGCGGCGCCTCGTGCAGCGCCGCGCGGCAGTGCCCGCCACAAACACAATGAACAGCGAGGGACACGACAATGCGTACCATCAAGCATGCCCGCCACGGTCTCGCCGCCTCCGCCCTGCTGGGGCTGGGCCTGGCCATCAGCTCACCGAGCCAGGCGCTGCCCATCAGCGAGTGCATCGCCCCGGCCGACCCCGGCGGCGGCTGGGACTTCACCTGCCGCTCGGTGGCCAAGCTGCTGCGCGAGCTGGAATTGACCGACGGCGCCGTGCAGGTCACCAACATGCCGGGCGGCGTGGGGGCCGTGGCGTTCTCCAACGTCGCCAGCAGCCGCGCCGACGACAGCGACCTGATCGTGGCGACCAGCACCGTGGGCATGACGCAGATCGCCCAGGGCCAATACCCCGGCGACGCCGATACCATGCGCTGGCTGGCCATGCTGGGCACCGACGTGGGCGTGATCCTGGTCGATGACGAGAGTTCTTACGAGACCCTCGAGCAGCTGCTCGACGCCATGGTCGAGGATCCCGCTGCCGTTGCCATGGCCGGCTCGAGCGGCGCCGGTGGCTGGGATCACATCCGCGCGCTGCTGCTGGCCAAGGAGGCGGGCATGCCGGCCGATCAGATGGCCAGCGTGCGCTGGGTGCAGTTCGACGGCGGCGGCCCGGCCGTGACCCAGATGATGGGAGGACACGTCGACATGGTCTCCACCGACCTCGGCGAGATCGCCGGCTTCATCGAGTCCGGCGACGTGCGGGTGCTGGCGGTCCTGTCCGACGAGCCGCTGCCCGAGCCCTTCGCCGACCTGCCCACCGCGGTGTCCCAGGGGTATGACGTGACCGGCTACAACTGGCGTGGCTTCTATACCGGTGGTGAAGTCTCCGACGAGGACTACGCAAGCATGGTCGAGACCCTCGAGACGCTCTACCAGAGCGACGAGTGGAAGGAGACCGCCCAGCAGAACGGCCTGGTGCCGCTGTGGCGTGGCGGTGAAGAGTTCACCGACTACGTTTACGAGACCATCGACGAGGTCGAGTCCGTGTCGCGCGAGATCGGTGTCATCGAGTGAGTGAACCCGGACTGAATACGGATCAGGTCTCGGGCGCCGTCGCCGATCGTATCGCCGGCGTCGTGCTGCTGCTGATGGCAGTGGGGGCGTGGTGGTATTCGCACACCTTCCCCGCCGGCTTCGGCCAGGTCGTAGGGCCCGGCGCCTTTCCACGTCTCGTCAGCGTGCCGATGGGCCTGTTCGCGGCCTATCTGGTGATACGCCCCGGCGTCAATCAGCGCTGGCCGCAGCGCGCCGCCCTGCTCAGGCAGGGGGCGGCGCTGCTGCTGCTCGGTATCTACGCCGGCGTTCTCAAGTTGCTGGGCTTCCTGCCCGCCAGTCTGGTCTGCGTGGTGCTGCTGATTCGTCTGTTCGGGGCAACCTGGAGGGCCTCGCTGGTCTGCGGCGCGCTGCTGACGGTCTCGCTCTATCTGCTGTTCGAATTCGCCCTCGGCATGCCGCTGCCCAACATGCCGGGCCTCGACTGGTAAGGCGTCTCGATGGATATATTGGCTTTTCTCGCCCAAGGCTTCGCCGTGGCGCTCGAGCCCCAACACCTCTTTCTGGCGCTGGTCGGCTGTGCCGTGGGCACGCTGATCGGGGCGCTGCCGGGGCTCGGCCCGGTCAACGGGGTGGCACTGATGATCCCGCTGACCTTCAATTTCGGCCTGGCGCCGACCGCGGCGCTGATCCTGCTGGTCAGCATCTACTACGGCTGCATGTACGGCGGGCGCATCAGCTCGATCCTGCTCAACATTCCCGGCGACGAGCCCGCGGTCATGACCACCCTCGACGGCTACCCCATGGCGCTCAAGGGGCGTGGCGGCGAGGCCCTGGGGCTTTCCGGCGTGGCCTCGTTCGTCGGTGCCACCGTGGCCACCATCGGGCTCACCCTGTTCGCCCCGCTGCTGGTGGGGTTCGCCATCCGCTTCGGCCCGGCCGAATACTTCGCCCTGTTCGTGCTGGCCTTCGCCACCATCGGCGGGGTGACCAGCGGCAGCCTGGTGAAGAGCTTCCTCGCCGCCTGCCTGGGCCTGCTGCTGGGGACGGTGGGCATCGACTCGGTGAGCAGCGTGCCGCGCTATACCTTCGGCTGGTACGAGCTCTACGACGGCATCGACTTCATCGTGGCCCTGGTGGGCCTGTTCGCCATCTCGGAGTGCCTGGTGTTCCTCGAGGACATCCGCGGCAGCAACAAGCCGACCCTCAGGGTCGGCTCGGCGATTCCCGGCATCCGCAGCGCCTGGAAATGCGCGCCGACCATCGGGCGCAGTTCGTTCATCGGCTTCGTCGCCGGCGTGCTGCCGGGCGCCGGCGCCGCACTCGGCAGTTTTCTCTCCTACACCCTGGAGCGCCGCTGGCTGGGGCGGCGCGGCAGCTTCGGCCAGGGCGACCCGCGCGGCGTGGCGGCGCCGGAGGCGGGCAACAACGCCGCCGCCGGCGGCTCGCTGATTCCCATGCTCTCGCTGGGCATTCCCGGCAGTGGCACCACGGCAATCCTGCTGGCGCTGCTGCTGTCGATGAACATCACTCCGGGGCCGCTGCTGTTCACGCAGCAGCCCGACATGGTGTGGGGCCTGGTGGCGGCGTTGTTCATCGGCAACGTGATGCTGCTCGTCCTCAACATCCCGCTGGTGGGGCTGTTCGCCAAGGTGCTGCAGGCCCCCGGCTGGTTCCTGATGCCGATGGTGGTGATGGTCGCCTTCGTCGGTGTCTACTCATTGAGCAACAGCGCCTTCGACCTCTACATGATGCTCGCCTTCGGCGTGCTCGGCTACGTGCTGCGCAAGCTCGAAATGCCCGCCGTGCCGGTAGTGCTCGGGCTGCTGCTGGGCGGCCAGATGGAGTACAACCTGCGCCGCGCCATGTCACTCTCGGGCGGCGACTGGAGCATCCTGTGGAACAGCGGCATCACCGTCGGCATCTACGCTTTCGCCGTCACCCTGATCGTGGCCGGGATGGTCTATGGCTGGATGATTCGCCAGCGGCGTTGACGGCGATTGTCGCAGGTCAACTTTTCGCTCATGTCTCATTCGAAAGCCGTAGGCTGGAGGTCGCTTCCTGACATGGGTCAACTTAAACAAGTATTCAGAATGCTACTTTCAAATCGTCTCCCAAGGTAATTCCTCCGTGAGGAAAAGACGATGAAATTCACCCGTAGCGTTCTCGCCCGCTCCGTCGCCCTGCTCGCTACCAGCGCGGCGCTCGCCAATCCCGCTTTCGCCGCTCACGGCGAAGTCTTGAGTCCCGCCGACGTCACGCCCGACGTGACCTACACGCTGCGGACCGCCGTAGCCGACGGCAAGCTGGTCTTCGTCGGCGACAAGGGGGACATCAAGGATGTCATCAATCCCGACCTGCACGCTCCCGTCGGGGCGGTGGTGCAGATCAACCTGATCAACGGCGACGGCGCCATGCACGACATCGCGCTGCCCGAGTTTGGCGTCGACTCCGACGACATCAGCGGCCAGGGCGCAGCCACCGCCGTGGCCTTCCGCGTCGATGAGGAAGGCAACTTCGAGTACCTGTGCAGCATTCCGGGGCACAAGGCGGCCGGCATGGTCGGCAACCTCATCGTCGGCGATCCGGTGCCGGGCGAAGCGCGGGAGGCGGCCCCGGACCTGTCGATGGACCCCCACGCCGTCGGTGAACCGGTGGGCGACCGCGGCCCGCAGGAGGTCACCCTCAACCTCGAGACCACCGAGCGCGAAGGCCACCTGGCCGACGGCTCGAGCTACCGCTACTGGACCTTCAACGACACCGTGCCGGGCCCCTTCGTACGGGTGCGTGTGGGCGACACCGTCCACGTCAACATGAGCAATGCCGAGGACAGCGCCCACATCCACTCGGTCGACTTCCACGCTGTGACCGGCCCCGGCGGCGGGGCAGCGGTGACCCAGGCGGCCCCTGGCCAGACCAAGAGCTTCAGCTTCCAGGCGCTCAATCCCGGCCTCTACGTCTATCATTGCGCCACGCCGATGGTCGCCCAGCACATCTCCAACGGCATGTACGGCATGATCCTGGTCGAGCCGGAAGGCGGCCTGTCGCCGGTGGATCGCGAGTTCTACATCATGCAGGGCGAGCTCTACACCGCCCAGCGCCACGGTAGCCAGGGGCTGCAGGAGTTCTCTCTCGACAAGCTGCTCGACGAGCGCCCCGAGCACCTGATGTTCAACGGCAACATGGATGCGCTGACCCAGACGCACAAGATGGAGGCCGACGTGGGAGATAACGTGCGCATCTTCTTCGGCGTCGGCGGCCCCAATGCCACCTCCAGCTTCCACGTCATCGGCGAGATCTTCGACAAGGTCTACGACCAGGCCTCGCTGACCAGCCCGCCGCTGACCGACGTGCAGACCACGCTGGTGCCCCCGGGCGGCGCCACCATGGTCGAGTTCGAGGTCGAGTACCCCGGCAAGTACATCCTCGTCGACCATGCGCTCTCCCGCCTGGAGAAGGGGCTGGCCGGTTTCCTCCACGTCAACGGCGAGGAGAGTCCCGAGGTCTTCCAGACCGAGGAGGCCCACGACCCCAACTCCGGCCACTGAGCCGCGTCACTCCCCTCCATCGCGCCCCGCCCAGCCGGCGGGGCGCCTGCCGTTGACGTGACGCTTCGATGGCAGTGCCGTGACAGCCCTCCCTCGCCTCGTACCAAGTCGCTCGCCTGGCGCCGCGTCAGGTCTCCGTGGCGGGTCGCCACGCCCACGAGGGACGGATAGCGGGGCTGTAGTCACGCCCTTCGGCAGAGGGTCGGGATAAGGTCCGTTACCCAGCCGCTCAATTCCCTTACCTGCTGCCTCGGGCGGCTGAACTATGGTGGTGGGAGAGCCTTCGTTCGGACAACAGGGAGAGAGTCCATGAAAGCGCTGTGTTGGCACGGAAAGAACGACATCCGCTATGAAACGGTTCCCGACCCGCACCTCGAACACCCCCGCGATGCCATCGTCAACGTGAGCAGCTGCGCCATCTGCGGCTCCGACCTGCACCTCTATCACCACTTCATTCCCGGCATGGAGTCCGGCGACGTGGTGGGGCACGAATTCATGGGCGAGGTCATGGAGGTCGGCGCCGAGGCCGGTGACCTCAAGGTCGGCGACCGGGTCGTGGTGCCCTTCACCATCACCTGCGGCGAATGCGATCAGTGCCGGCGCGGCAATTTTTCCGTGTGCGAGCGCTCCAACCGCAACAAGGCATTGGCCGACAAGGTCTTCGGCCACGGCGGGGCGGGGCTGTTCGGCTACTCCCATCTCACCGGCGGCTATGCCGGCGGCCAGGCGGAGTACGTGCGTGTGCCGTTCGCCGACCAGACGCACATCAAGGTGCCCGACAGCCTGAGCGACGAGCAGGTGCTGTTCCTCGGCGACATCTTCCCCACCGGCTGGCAGGCGGCGGTGGCCTGCGAGATCGAGCCCACCGATACCGTGGCCATTTGGGGCGCCGGGCCGGTCGGCCAGTTCTGCGTGCGCAGCGCCGTGCTGCTCGGCGCCGAGCAGGTCGTAGTGATCGACAACGTGCCCGAGCGGCTGGCCATGGCCGAGGCCGGCGGGGCGATCACCATCAATTTCGACGAGGAGAGCGTGCTCGCCCGGCTGCAGGAGCTCACCCACGGCAAGGGGCCCGAGAAGTGCATCGATGCGGTGGGGCTGGAGTCCCACGTGCCACGTTCGATCGACTCCGTCTACGACCGCGTCAAGCAGGCGATGATGCTGGAGAGCGACCGCGCCCACGTGCTGCGCGAGATGATCTACGTCTGCCGTCCGGCCGGCATCCTGTCGATCCCGGGCGTCTACGGCGGCCTGGTCGACAAGATTCCCATGGGGCCGTTGATGAACAAGGGGCTGACGGTGCGCACCGGCCAGACCCACGTCAAGCGCTGGACCGACGGCCTGCTGCGGTTGATCGGCGAGGGCCAGATCGATCCCTCCTTCGTGGTGACCCACACCGCGGGACTCGAACAGGGGCCGGACATGTACAACACCTTCCGCGACAAGCAGGACGGCTGCGTGAAGGTCGTGCTCAAGCCTTGAGGGGCGCTGACGGAACACGTGCGTGACAGGACAAGGAGGTGAACATGAATCTCGATCGTAGCCGTTCATTGCAGCCCAGCGACCGGATGGCGCGAGGGCTGGGCTGGCTGGGTATCGGCCTGGGACTCTACCAGCTCCTGGCGCCGCGCAGCGTGACCCGCGCGCTGGGCGTCGAGGGGGCGGAAGCCATCGTGCGGACCTGCGGCGCGCGCGGGGTGGCCACCGGCGTCGGCGCGCTGACCGTCAACCCCGGCCCCGCGCTGTGGGCGCGCAGCGCCGGCGACGCGCTGGACCTGGCGGCACTGTTGGCGCTACTGGCCGACCGCGACCACCCCAAGCGGGGCAGCGTGAAGTTGGCCCTGCTGTTCGTGGGGGCGGGTACCGCAGCGAGTCTCTATTGCGCCCAGGCCCAGACCCGTGAGCGCGCTTATCGGGGTGGACGCACGCCAGACTACAGCGGCCGCAGCGGCTTCCCCCTGGGCGTGGAGCGTGCCCGCGGCGCCGCGGCGAGCAGCGGGCTGCCCTCGCGTCCCGCGGCGCTGCCGTCGCCGGCGCGTTCACCGGGGCCGCGGTTGCAGGCAACGTCATCGCGGCAGCGCGATACCAGCGGCTATGCCAAGGGCAGTGACTACGACTACTGACCCCGAGCCGCCACGAGCCACACGCCAGAGGCCGAACCGCAGCGGTTCGGCCTCTGGCGTGAACGGGTCGGGAATAGCGCTCAGCCGCCGCCTATGCCCTCGATGACATAGCCGGAGCCGCCGCAGTCGGGGCAGGTGCGGTTCTCGATCCTGCCGTCGCCCTTGCACGTCGGGCAGACGTTCTGGCCGGTCCCGGGTGTACCGGGAGGGGCCTCGTCGCCCGGCTGCTCGGGCCGGGTCGCATCAGGTTTGCGTGTCATGGGGTGCCTCCTTGCCAGTGGGTGGGCGCTCCGCGCAGAGCGACGCCTGGCGACATGCGTCCTCTCGCAGGGCGCGCACTGACAAGTTAGGCGAGCCCTGCGGCAGGCGACAAGCGAGACGGTGGCGGCGGTGATGGTCATGCAACCGGGGCAGTGCCAGAATGGGGCTTCAGGAGGAAGCCCATGACGCAGATGCACTGGCAGCAGTTGCTCGACCCTTCGCGGCTGCACGGAAAGCCCACCAGCGGCCGTGACGAGATCGGCCGTAGCCCGTTCCACAAGGATCACGACCGCATCGTCTTCTCCGGTTCGTTCCGGCGCCTGGGGCGCAAGACCCAGGTGCACCCCTTGACCGACAACGACCATATCCACACCCGCCTGACTCACTCCCTGGAGGTCGGCTGCGTGGGGCGCAGCCTGGGCATGATCGTCGGCGAGCTGCTGCGCGAACGCCTGCCGAGCTGGATCACCCCGGCCGACCTCGGCGTGATCGTGCAGGCCGCCTGCCTCGGGCACGACATCGGCAATCCTCCCTTCGGCCATGCCGGCGAGTACGCCATTCGCGACTGGTTCAAGCGCGCCGAGGCCGATGGCAGCGGCCTGCTCGAGGGGCTCACCGAGCGTGAGCGGGCCGACCTGCTGACCTACGAGGGCAATGCCCAGGGGTTTCGCATCGTCACCCAGATCGAATACAACCAGTTCCGCGGCGGCATGCGGCTGACGGCGGCGACCCTCGGCACCCTGCTCAAGTACCCCTGGACCGTGGAGCACGGCGGCGGTGCCGGCAAGTTCGGTTGCTATCAATCGGAGCGGCCGCTGCTCGATGACGTGACCCGCTGCCTGGGCCTGCTGCCGCGCGGCGAGGGGCGTTGGTGCCGCCATCCACTGGCGTGGCTGGTCGAAGCCGCCGACGACATCTGCTATGCGCTGCTGGATCTCGAGGATGGCCTGGAGATGGGCATCCTGCGTTTCGAAGAGGTAGCCGACGTGCTGCTGCAGATCGCCGGCGACGCGCCGCCCGACTATCCGCGCATGGCTCGCGACGGCGTCTCGCAGCGGCGCCGCATCGCGGCGCTGCGGGGGGCGGCCATGGAGCGTGCGGTCAATGACGTCGGCGCCGTGTTCGTCGAGCACGAGAGCGCGCTGCTGGGCGGCACCCTGACGTCCGACCTGCTCGAGCTCTGCCACCCCGACCTGGGCTGGGGCGTGGCGGCGGCCAAGCAGCTCGCTCGCGAGCGCATCTTCCAGAACGAACGCAAAGCCAAGCTGGAAATCGGCGCCTACACCACCCTCGGCATCCTGCTCGAAGCCTTCATCGGCGCTGCCCACGAACTGCACTACACCGGCCACGCGAGCTTCAAGCACCAGCGGGTGCTGGCGCTGATCGGCGAGAACACCCCACGCCCCTCCTGGCCGCTCTACGACAGTTACCGGCGCATGCTCGACTTCATTGGCGGCATGACCGACCACTACGCGGTGGACCTGGCCCAGGAGATGGGCGGGCGCCTCAGGGGGGACTGAGCGGAAGTACGCATCGCGATCGCCTGGCCGATTTCCCCGCTCGCGACAGCCTGGTTCCCCAGGATCGCGGGCGCTGCGCCAGGCGTTTGCGTATCGCCACCCACGAGGCCGAATGAGCCGGCGTCAGATCGAGGGCTCGCACAGCGTCGGGTTGTGATCCAGCTCCGCGGAACGCTCGATCAACGCCGCGATCACCTTGTCGTGCAGGGCGTCATCCAGTGGCTCGAGCCGATGTTCGCTGAGCTGACTGGCCAAGCCTTCGCCGCTGACCACCATCAGGCCCTCGGGCGTGCCGGCACAGGTAATGTCCCAGCCGGGCAGGGCGAGCACGCCCATCACCGGTACCGGCTGGCCGCAGCGCTGCTCGAGCCATGCGCCGAGCCAGCGCGAGGCGCCAAGCACCTTGGCCAGGGGGCGATGCTCGCTCCAGCCGGGGAAGCGCAGCCGCTGCGGTTCGACCGTGACCAGGTTGATCTCGCGTCCGTCGGCGGTGAAAGGCCGTGAGCGGGCGCGTGTCTCAACCGCGAACACGCCGTGCGGGGTAACGGCCACATGGTCGATGATGCCGCTGTCGGTCGGTACGTCGTGGAAGACGTAATAAGGATGGGCCTCGGGACGCACCAGGCGCTCCAGCTCCTGACCCACCGCCAGCTCGCAGGCGAGCCCCAGCTTGATGCGCCGGATATGCTGGAAGTCGCGAATCAGCAGGAAGCAGTAGACCAGTACCAGCACGGTACTCAGTGCGCCGTAGAGCGCCCATTCGAGCCAGTTCTGGCGGCTGGCGAAGAGCATGCGGCCCATGCCATACACCAAGGGGGCCAGGGTCACGATGGGCCCCAGCGCGCCGTTGAGGAACAGCGTGGCAAAGGCGCGGTCGAGCCGATCGCGCAGGGCCTGGCCGGGCTCGCGCAGCTGGCGGGCATTGAACGGCGAGCGAACGCGGGCATCATGCAGGTTACGCAAGGCGATGACGATGACGGCCATGGCCCCGAGGGGGAACAGAAATATGAGAGGCAGCAAGTATTCCAGCCAGGCCATCGGGGTTCGTCCTTGCCGGTAAGCGTCACACAAGCATTACATTCTAGACAACCTGAGGCACGCAGGGCCATGTTCAGTACTAACATTGTCCGAAAACTGTCTTTTCAGACTATGCCTCGGGCCATGCGCTGCATCATGACGGATAGACGATGAACGATACACGACAGCCCGCCGTGACAGAAGCCATCGAACGCCTGCGAGCCTTCATGGCCCGTCATCCGCGCCTGGCCGTGCTGACCGGCGCTGGCGTCAGCACCGAGAGCGGCATCCCCGATTATCGCGATGCCTCGGGGGCCTGGAAATGCGCGCCGCCCATGCAGCACCGCCAGTTCATGGCCAGTCATGCCGCGCGCCAGCGCTACTGGGCGCGCGCCCTGATAGGGTTTCGTGCGCTGCATCGCGCCCGTCCCGGGGATGCCCACCGGGCTCTGGCGCGGTTGGAGCAAGCCGGCAGAGTTCATGGCGTCATCACCCAGAATGTCGACGGGTTGCATCAGAAGGCCGGTTCGCGGTGTGTCGTCGACCTGCACGGTCGCGCCGAGCTGGTGCGCTGCATGGGCTGCGGCGCCCTGCGCATGCGCCACGACCTGCATGCGGAGCTGGCCGAGCGCAATCCCCATTGGCTGGAGGTGAGAGCCGAAATACGGCCGGATGGCGATGCCGATGTCGAGACGGACTTCACCGACTTCGAGGTACCCGGCTGCCGTCGCTGCGGCCAGGGCATCTGGAAACCCGACGTGGTGTTCTTCGGCGACAGCGTGCCGCTCGAACGGGTGGCTCGCGCCCGGACCATGGTCGACGAGGCCGATGCCCTGCTGGTGGTGGGATCGTCGCTGATGGTCTACTCCGGCTATCGCTTTGCACGTCAGGCGGACGCCGCCGGCAGGCCGATCGCTTGTCTCAACCTGGGACGTACCCGGGCCGATGCGCTCTACGCACTCAAGCTCGAGGCGCCGGTAGGGGAGGTGCTCGCGGCGGTTGCCGCCACGTTCACCGGCGCGGGTCGAGCGGCAGGTTGAGCGGCCCCTCGCCCGGCGTCGGGACGGGCGCCGGCTCGGAAGTGACATGGGTCAGGCTGCCCTGCTGGCGCAGCTCGGCCGACAGCCGCGGCGAGCGGGCCTCCTCGAGGGTGCGGCGGTCGAAGCGCAGCGTGACCGGCCAGGGCCCGCTGCCGCGCGGCGTGGCGCGGGTCTCCGCCAGGGTGCCGCCGGCATCCCGCAGCTGGACTCGCAGTTCGGCCTCTTCGGTGGGCGCCAGCCCAGGCGGGGGCTCGACGCGAACGTCGAGTTCGGCGAAATCCGGAGCCCCGGCGCAGCCGGCCATCACCAGCAGTGCCAGCGCAGCGACGCCGAGGCGTGTCCGGCGCCGCAGGGCAGAACCAAGCAACGTCATTTTTCCCCTCCCTCGTTCAGCCGCCGGCGAGCTTGACGGTATAGCCCAGGCGCTCGAGCTCGGCCTTGAGCCGCTCGCGGTGGTCCCCCTGGATCTCGATGACCCCATCGTGTACCGAACCGCCGGTACCGCAGCGCTTCTTGAGGTTCTTGGCCATTGCCTTCAGCTCAGCGCTAGCCAGCGGCAGGCCTGTGACGGTGGTCACCCCCTTGCCCTTGCGCCCGCTCGTTTCGCGTCGCAGACGGACGATTCCGTCGAGCGCGGCGATGCGCTTCTGCTCGGCCAGTTCGGCGCAGCGACACTCGTCTTGTGGCTGGCGACAGTGGGGGCAGATGTCGCCATGTTCGGTGGAATAGACCAGGCCGCGCAGCTGGTCCTGCAATGTGGCCATGGAAGCTCCTGGCATCTCGAAGGTCGTCGTGTGCTGCCGAGATGATAACGCCCGCGGGAGCGTATGCCTACGCGCCAACATCACGGCGCTCAAGCCGTGGGAGCCGGTGCGGAAGTGTGAGTCGGTACGGGAGGGGACTGCCGGGCTCAGCGGGCGTGGGCGACCTGGCGGTTGTCCATGGCCCTGGCGTGCGCCAGGTTCTCGATCACCGTGGGCAGCTGATACATGCTGCTGATCATGATCGCCCCTTCGGGGGTCTCCTCGGCGTCGGGGTAACGATTCAGATGGATCACCGTCATGCCGGCGTCGAGGGCGGCCCTGACGCCTACCAGGGCGTCGTCGATGGCGATGCAGTCCTCGGCCTCGAAGCCCATCATGTTGGCGGCGTGCAGGTAGAGGCGGGGGTCGGGCTTCCAGCACTTGGCGGTATAGCCGCTGTAGAGATGCGAGCCGAAGAAATCGGAGAAGCCGATAGCCTTCAGTGACGTGACGATCTTGTTCTCGGGGCCGTTGGAAACCACGCCACACGGATAGTTGGCCAGCGCCAGCAGGGCTTCGCGGGCGCCCGTGATCGCCCCGAGTTCGGTCTCGAGCCGACGGTTCAGGTTGCTGCGCATTTCGGTTTCGGTCTCGGCCAGGTGCAGTGGGTCGACGCTGCCGTAGCGGTCCTCGAGCACCGCCACGATGTTGCGGAAACGGCTGCCGCGGAATTCGCCGATGTAGTCGCTGGCCTGGAAGGGAAGCCCCAGCCGGGTCAGGCTGGCGGCCATTTCGGCGGCCAGCAGAGGCTCGCTGTCGACCAGCGTGCCGTCACAATCGAAAAGTAGGCATAGGGGGCGAATCATACCGATATTCCTTCGCAGTCCTGTGACTGTCGAGCACCTTACCTCTTGTATCGGCATGCGGGCCGTGAAGTTTAAGGCTGCCGCATGTTTGCGAACGCTGTTTCCTAAGTATTGCCCGTAAGCGAGCCGTGTTCAAGTCCCTGGTCCACGTTGTGTCCCGCCGAGGGTGGGGCCCGGTTGGCATGGCAGGGGCTGCCTAGAACAGACCCATGTGCCAGATGTCGTCACCCCGGAGCCAGCTTTGGGCATCATTGTGAGACGCGTCGTGCGTTCGCAAATCGCTGTTATGATTCTATTTTTAAGTTTATTTGGCCTGTTGGCCCGACTGCTGCAACCTTCTGGGTGAGCATGACGTGCCGGTGGAGATCAACAGCGTCGAGTCGCATTCCTCTCGCATCGGCACGACCAGTGAAGCCTCGGCTTCAAGGAAACTCACGTTCAACTCCTTTGGAGGTGCGAACATGATGTCCAAGGAATTCCTCAAGAAACTCGGCATTGTCGGTATCACTTTTGGCCTGACCGCCAGCCCGCTGGTTCTTGCCGACTTTCATGATGAAGAGGATGAGCAGGGTGCCGTGCC
This portion of the Billgrantia sulfidoxydans genome encodes:
- a CDS encoding Bug family tripartite tricarboxylate transporter substrate binding protein, with product MRTIKHARHGLAASALLGLGLAISSPSQALPISECIAPADPGGGWDFTCRSVAKLLRELELTDGAVQVTNMPGGVGAVAFSNVASSRADDSDLIVATSTVGMTQIAQGQYPGDADTMRWLAMLGTDVGVILVDDESSYETLEQLLDAMVEDPAAVAMAGSSGAGGWDHIRALLLAKEAGMPADQMASVRWVQFDGGGPAVTQMMGGHVDMVSTDLGEIAGFIESGDVRVLAVLSDEPLPEPFADLPTAVSQGYDVTGYNWRGFYTGGEVSDEDYASMVETLETLYQSDEWKETAQQNGLVPLWRGGEEFTDYVYETIDEVESVSREIGVIE
- a CDS encoding tripartite tricarboxylate transporter TctB family protein yields the protein MSEPGLNTDQVSGAVADRIAGVVLLLMAVGAWWYSHTFPAGFGQVVGPGAFPRLVSVPMGLFAAYLVIRPGVNQRWPQRAALLRQGAALLLLGIYAGVLKLLGFLPASLVCVVLLIRLFGATWRASLVCGALLTVSLYLLFEFALGMPLPNMPGLDW
- a CDS encoding tripartite tricarboxylate transporter permease, translating into MDILAFLAQGFAVALEPQHLFLALVGCAVGTLIGALPGLGPVNGVALMIPLTFNFGLAPTAALILLVSIYYGCMYGGRISSILLNIPGDEPAVMTTLDGYPMALKGRGGEALGLSGVASFVGATVATIGLTLFAPLLVGFAIRFGPAEYFALFVLAFATIGGVTSGSLVKSFLAACLGLLLGTVGIDSVSSVPRYTFGWYELYDGIDFIVALVGLFAISECLVFLEDIRGSNKPTLRVGSAIPGIRSAWKCAPTIGRSSFIGFVAGVLPGAGAALGSFLSYTLERRWLGRRGSFGQGDPRGVAAPEAGNNAAAGGSLIPMLSLGIPGSGTTAILLALLLSMNITPGPLLFTQQPDMVWGLVAALFIGNVMLLVLNIPLVGLFAKVLQAPGWFLMPMVVMVAFVGVYSLSNSAFDLYMMLAFGVLGYVLRKLEMPAVPVVLGLLLGGQMEYNLRRAMSLSGGDWSILWNSGITVGIYAFAVTLIVAGMVYGWMIRQRR
- the nirK gene encoding copper-containing nitrite reductase, translating into MKFTRSVLARSVALLATSAALANPAFAAHGEVLSPADVTPDVTYTLRTAVADGKLVFVGDKGDIKDVINPDLHAPVGAVVQINLINGDGAMHDIALPEFGVDSDDISGQGAATAVAFRVDEEGNFEYLCSIPGHKAAGMVGNLIVGDPVPGEAREAAPDLSMDPHAVGEPVGDRGPQEVTLNLETTEREGHLADGSSYRYWTFNDTVPGPFVRVRVGDTVHVNMSNAEDSAHIHSVDFHAVTGPGGGAAVTQAAPGQTKSFSFQALNPGLYVYHCATPMVAQHISNGMYGMILVEPEGGLSPVDREFYIMQGELYTAQRHGSQGLQEFSLDKLLDERPEHLMFNGNMDALTQTHKMEADVGDNVRIFFGVGGPNATSSFHVIGEIFDKVYDQASLTSPPLTDVQTTLVPPGGATMVEFEVEYPGKYILVDHALSRLEKGLAGFLHVNGEESPEVFQTEEAHDPNSGH
- a CDS encoding zinc-dependent alcohol dehydrogenase, which produces MKALCWHGKNDIRYETVPDPHLEHPRDAIVNVSSCAICGSDLHLYHHFIPGMESGDVVGHEFMGEVMEVGAEAGDLKVGDRVVVPFTITCGECDQCRRGNFSVCERSNRNKALADKVFGHGGAGLFGYSHLTGGYAGGQAEYVRVPFADQTHIKVPDSLSDEQVLFLGDIFPTGWQAAVACEIEPTDTVAIWGAGPVGQFCVRSAVLLGAEQVVVIDNVPERLAMAEAGGAITINFDEESVLARLQELTHGKGPEKCIDAVGLESHVPRSIDSVYDRVKQAMMLESDRAHVLREMIYVCRPAGILSIPGVYGGLVDKIPMGPLMNKGLTVRTGQTHVKRWTDGLLRLIGEGQIDPSFVVTHTAGLEQGPDMYNTFRDKQDGCVKVVLKP
- a CDS encoding deoxyguanosinetriphosphate triphosphohydrolase; this translates as MTQMHWQQLLDPSRLHGKPTSGRDEIGRSPFHKDHDRIVFSGSFRRLGRKTQVHPLTDNDHIHTRLTHSLEVGCVGRSLGMIVGELLRERLPSWITPADLGVIVQAACLGHDIGNPPFGHAGEYAIRDWFKRAEADGSGLLEGLTERERADLLTYEGNAQGFRIVTQIEYNQFRGGMRLTAATLGTLLKYPWTVEHGGGAGKFGCYQSERPLLDDVTRCLGLLPRGEGRWCRHPLAWLVEAADDICYALLDLEDGLEMGILRFEEVADVLLQIAGDAPPDYPRMARDGVSQRRRIAALRGAAMERAVNDVGAVFVEHESALLGGTLTSDLLELCHPDLGWGVAAAKQLARERIFQNERKAKLEIGAYTTLGILLEAFIGAAHELHYTGHASFKHQRVLALIGENTPRPSWPLYDSYRRMLDFIGGMTDHYAVDLAQEMGGRLRGD
- a CDS encoding nuclease-related domain-containing protein; its protein translation is MAWLEYLLPLIFLFPLGAMAVIVIALRNLHDARVRSPFNARQLREPGQALRDRLDRAFATLFLNGALGPIVTLAPLVYGMGRMLFASRQNWLEWALYGALSTVLVLVYCFLLIRDFQHIRRIKLGLACELAVGQELERLVRPEAHPYYVFHDVPTDSGIIDHVAVTPHGVFAVETRARSRPFTADGREINLVTVEPQRLRFPGWSEHRPLAKVLGASRWLGAWLEQRCGQPVPVMGVLALPGWDITCAGTPEGLMVVSGEGLASQLSEHRLEPLDDALHDKVIAALIERSAELDHNPTLCEPSI